A stretch of DNA from Desulfosarcina ovata subsp. ovata:
ACAATACGATGAGCCGAGTTGTTCGTGAGACTGATTTTCCCACCTTGACCTTGCTCCAGCGGGGCAAGGTTCGCGACATGTACGACCTCAAGGATGCCTACCTGATGGTCGCAACCGACCGCATGTCAGCTTTTGACGTGATCATGCCCGATCCCATTCCGGACAAGGGAACCGTATTGACCCAGATTTCGCTGTACTGGTTCGACATCATGGCGTCGCTGATCGACAACCATGTGATCACCGCCGATGTGTCCCGGTATCCCGAATCCTGCCGGCCCTACGCCGCTGACCTGGCAGGGCGCAGCATTCTGGTAAAAAAAGCCCGTCCGCTTCCCATTGAGTGTGTGGTCCGTGGATACATTACCGGATCGGGTTGGAAATCCTATCGTAAAGACGGGTCCGTTTGCGGTATCCGCCTGCCGGATGGGCTCGTTGAATCCGATCGATTGCCCGAACCGATTTTTACCCCCTCCACCAAAGAGGAGTTGGGCAAACACGACATCAACATCGACTTTGACGAAATGGTCAACCGGATCGGTGCCCCACTGGCCCGGAAGCTCAAGGATCTTTCCCTTGCCATATATACAAAGGGTGCCCAGATCGCCGAAGAAAAGGGAATCCTGATTGCCGATACGAAATTCGAGTTTGGCCTGGTGGACGATGAGGTCATTCTGATCGACGAAGTGCTGACCCCGGACTCCTCACGCTTCTGGCCAAAAGCCAGCTATGTCCCGGGTGGCGCGCAGCAAAGTTTCGACAAGCAGTACCTGCGCGACTACCTGCTTTCGCTGGACTGGGACCAGACGCCTCCCGGTCCCACACTGCCGCAAACGGTGATCGACAATACACGCGCCAAATACGTTGAGGCCTTGACGCTGCTCTCCGGCGACAGTCATGGACTTTAAGCGCAGCCCGGTTTCACTGGATCGAATCGACTTGTCCGACGATACGTTCAGAATCACCACAAACGACGACCTTACCGAATTGGCGCTGTCCGTCAGCGCCATCGGCCTTTTACAACCGCCCACCGTCATCGTCAATCAAGATGGCTATATCCCGGTCTGCGGATTCCGGCGCATCGCCGCATTGGCAACGCTGGGACGGGAAAACGTCACGGTACAGGCCCTTCCAGCGGATCATCCGCCCCTGGATACGGCTTGTCTGGCCATTTCCGACAACAGTTCCCAGCGTCCGCTGAACGTTATCGAACAATCCCGGGCATATCGCCTGCTTCAGGACCGAACCCTCTCATCCGATTGGCAGCGCGTTGCCCGGTCCGTTGGTTTGCCGGACAGCGATCAGGCTAGAAAACGGATCATGCCAGTGGCCGGTATGCCGGACCCGCTTCAGCGCGGCATTCTGGAGGGCAGCATCGCCCTTCCGGTTGCC
This window harbors:
- a CDS encoding phosphoribosylaminoimidazolesuccinocarboxamide synthase: MSRVVRETDFPTLTLLQRGKVRDMYDLKDAYLMVATDRMSAFDVIMPDPIPDKGTVLTQISLYWFDIMASLIDNHVITADVSRYPESCRPYAADLAGRSILVKKARPLPIECVVRGYITGSGWKSYRKDGSVCGIRLPDGLVESDRLPEPIFTPSTKEELGKHDINIDFDEMVNRIGAPLARKLKDLSLAIYTKGAQIAEEKGILIADTKFEFGLVDDEVILIDEVLTPDSSRFWPKASYVPGGAQQSFDKQYLRDYLLSLDWDQTPPGPTLPQTVIDNTRAKYVEALTLLSGDSHGL
- a CDS encoding ParB/RepB/Spo0J family partition protein; translated protein: MDFKRSPVSLDRIDLSDDTFRITTNDDLTELALSVSAIGLLQPPTVIVNQDGYIPVCGFRRIAALATLGRENVTVQALPADHPPLDTACLAISDNSSQRPLNVIEQSRAYRLLQDRTLSSDWQRVARSVGLPDSDQARKRIMPVAGMPDPLQRGILEGSIALPVALQISRFDVDSAAVLVSFFRQIHTGLNVQRELLDLMGEIALRDDISISQLLRQSGVSAIMENPLAPTPQKVRQVRQRMKILRYPERSRVEDRYHQALRSLKLDPRVQLLPPKDFEGKSYRLTLTVESRRQLEALQREIEKILKAADLLPE